The DNA sequence GATTGAACTGCTGGAAGATGAAGCCGATGTGATCGACCCGGAAGCGATCCCGGGCGGGGGGCGACAGGGCGTCCAGTGCCTGGTCGAGGATTTGTAGGGAGCCTTGCCGGGGTACGAGAACCCCGCCGATGAGGTTGAGCAGGGTGCTCTTGCCGGCGCCGCTTTCCCCCTGGATGAACACCTGCTCACCCTGGTCCACGTCCAGGGC is a window from the Candidatus Hydrogenedentota bacterium genome containing:
- a CDS encoding ATP-binding cassette domain-containing protein, yielding MVSPMAPAIHIRDLRFAWPGQTAPCLTLSALDVDQGEQVFIQGESGAGKSTLLNLIGGVLVPRQGSLQILDQALDALSPPARDRFRVDHIGFIFQQFN